The sequence CCTGATGCTGACCGCCCGCGACACCGTCGGCGACCGCGTCACCGGCCTCGACGCGGGCGCCGACGACTACCTGGTCAAGCCGTTCGAGCTGGACGAGCTCTTCGCGCGCGTCCGCGCCCTGCTGCGACGCAGCTCCTACGCCGCCCCGCAGGCCGGCGCCGAGGGCCCCGGGGAGGTCCTGTCCTTCGGTGACCTGCGGATGGACCTCGCGACCCGTGAGGTGACCCGGGCGGGGCGGCTGGTGGAGCTGACCCGGACCGAGTTCACCCTGCTGGAGATGTTCCTCGCGCACCCGCGCCAGGTCCTCACCCGTGAGCAGATCCTCAAGACCGTGTGGGGCTTCGACTTCGAGCCCAGTTCCAACTCCCTGGACGTGTACGTGATGTACCTGCGCCGCAAGACCGAGGCGGGCGGCGAGCCCCGCCTCGTGCACACCGTGCGCGGGGTGGGCTACGTCCTGCGGGCCGGCGAGAGCGGGCCCGAGTGAGCCCGGCGGCCAGATTCCGGGCCCTGCCGCTGCGCTCCCGCCTCGCGCTGCTGGTCACGGTGGCGGTGGCGCTCGCGGTGGCCGGCGTGGCGGCGGTGTCCTGGGTGATGGTGCGCACCCAACTGCGCGACCAGTTGGACAGTTCCCTGCGCGCCACCGACGCTGCCGCCCAGGCCAACCAGGTCTACGCCAAGTTGCGGTGTGTCCAGGGCCCGGCCCTGCCGGACCGGTCGGCCAACAACCTCAGCGCCCAGGTGCAGATCGTGCTGCCGGACGGCGGCCACTGCTGGGTCGACGGCAACAACACCCTGAAGGTCACCACCACCGACCTGGAGGTCGCCCAGCGCCGGCGCGGTCCCGTCCTCTACGACGCGACCACCTCCGACGGCATCCCCGTCCGCGTCTACACCCAGCCCGCCCTCGTGGGCAATCAGCCCGCCGCGCTGTCCGTCGCCAAGCCGCTCGCCGACGTCGACAAGCCCCTGTCGACCCTGGCCTGGGTGCTGCTGCTCGTCTGCGGCATCGGGGTCGTCGGCGCCGGCGCGGCGGGCCTGTGGGTGGCCCGTACGGGACTGCAGCCCGTCGACGAACTGACCGACGCCGTCGAGCACATCGCCCGCACCGAGGACCTCACCGTGCGGATCCCCGACGAGGGCGACGACGAGATCGCCCGCCTGTCGCGGTCCTTCAACTCCATGACCGCCGCGCTCGCCTCCTCCCAGGAGCGGCAGGCCCAGCTGATCGCGGACGCCGGGCACGAGCTGCGCACCCCGCTGACCTCGCTCCGTACGAACATCGAACTGCTGGCACGCAGCGAGGACACCGGCCGGGCCATCCCGCCCGAGGACCGCAAGGAGCTGCTGGCCTCGGTGAAGGCGCAGATGACCGAGCTCGCCGCGCTGATCGGGGACCTCCAGGAGCTGTCCCGGCCGGACGCGGT comes from Streptomyces sp. NBC_01408 and encodes:
- a CDS encoding response regulator transcription factor, with protein sequence MNPAEGDQQRVLVVDDEPAVREALRRSLAFEGYAVQTAVDGLDALDKAASYAPGLIVLDIQMPRMDGLTAARRLRAAGSVTPILMLTARDTVGDRVTGLDAGADDYLVKPFELDELFARVRALLRRSSYAAPQAGAEGPGEVLSFGDLRMDLATREVTRAGRLVELTRTEFTLLEMFLAHPRQVLTREQILKTVWGFDFEPSSNSLDVYVMYLRRKTEAGGEPRLVHTVRGVGYVLRAGESGPE
- a CDS encoding cell wall metabolism sensor histidine kinase WalK; amino-acid sequence: MSPAARFRALPLRSRLALLVTVAVALAVAGVAAVSWVMVRTQLRDQLDSSLRATDAAAQANQVYAKLRCVQGPALPDRSANNLSAQVQIVLPDGGHCWVDGNNTLKVTTTDLEVAQRRRGPVLYDATTSDGIPVRVYTQPALVGNQPAALSVAKPLADVDKPLSTLAWVLLLVCGIGVVGAGAAGLWVARTGLQPVDELTDAVEHIARTEDLTVRIPDEGDDEIARLSRSFNSMTAALASSQERQAQLIADAGHELRTPLTSLRTNIELLARSEDTGRAIPPEDRKELLASVKAQMTELAALIGDLQELSRPDAVSPGPLQVVALHEIAGAALSRARLRGPELRFRSDLEPWYVRGEAAALERAVVNVLDNAVKFSPPDGEVEVTLRAGELTVRDHGPGIPAGDLPHVFERFWRSPSARALPGSGLGLSIVARTAARTGGSAELRAAADGGPGTEAVLRIPGAPTPPPAGPSVVPDQ